In Deinococcus maricopensis DSM 21211, one genomic interval encodes:
- a CDS encoding cobalamin biosynthesis protein: MTTGVWLVRPEAEALGVHLARALGADVVRPWLTDERPRAQFARAFHERRAWVLVMTTGIATRYLEGLPVDKRTDPAVVVLDEAARYAVSLLSGHEGGANALAYTVANATGATPVITTATEATKPLVLGIGCRKGVPADTIEEAVQLALGARDLREVREVGTIDLKAREPGLLDFCARHALPLRVYRAADLTARPWVTAPSAWVQRTTGAVGVCEPCALLGSPRARLITPKTTLNGVAVAVATDAWEAA, from the coding sequence GTGACGACCGGCGTGTGGCTGGTCCGCCCGGAAGCGGAAGCGCTCGGCGTGCACCTCGCGCGGGCGCTCGGTGCGGACGTCGTGCGGCCCTGGCTCACGGACGAGCGCCCGCGCGCGCAGTTCGCGCGCGCCTTCCACGAACGGCGCGCGTGGGTGCTCGTCATGACGACCGGCATCGCCACCCGCTACCTGGAGGGTCTCCCGGTGGACAAACGCACCGACCCGGCAGTGGTCGTGCTCGACGAGGCCGCGCGCTACGCCGTGAGCCTGCTGAGCGGCCACGAGGGCGGCGCGAACGCCCTCGCGTACACCGTCGCGAACGCCACCGGGGCCACGCCCGTCATCACGACCGCCACCGAAGCCACGAAGCCCCTCGTGCTCGGCATCGGCTGCCGGAAGGGCGTCCCGGCGGACACCATCGAGGAGGCCGTGCAGCTCGCGCTGGGCGCGCGTGACCTCCGCGAGGTGCGCGAGGTCGGCACCATTGACCTCAAGGCGCGCGAACCAGGCCTGCTGGACTTCTGCGCCCGCCACGCCCTGCCGCTGCGCGTGTACCGCGCCGCCGACCTCACCGCGCGCCCGTGGGTCACGGCCCCCAGCGCGTGGGTGCAGCGCACGACCGGCGCGGTCGGCGTGTGCGAACCGTGCGCGCTGCTGGGCAGCCCCCGCGCGCGCCTCATCACCCCGAAGACCACACTCAACGGCGTGGCCGTGGCCGTCGCCACGGACGCCTGGGAGGCCGCATGA